One Mycolicibacter sp. MU0083 DNA window includes the following coding sequences:
- a CDS encoding cysteine dioxygenase: MAIAEPIALRRPTVGGRTLRRPDLLQITDLAAEEVLRGRYDHLLPATGLPDDERWFARIHGDDRLDIWLISWVPGHATELHDHGESLGALTVLSGALDEFHWDGDRLARRRLDAGDQAAFSRGWVHDVVWAPSSNSAAAEPAAPTLSVHAYSPPLFEMSYYDVAPDNTLRRQRTELTEHPEAS; this comes from the coding sequence ATGGCTATCGCCGAACCCATCGCCCTGCGCCGCCCGACCGTCGGAGGGCGCACCCTGCGCCGTCCCGACCTGCTACAGATCACCGACCTGGCCGCCGAGGAAGTGCTGCGCGGCCGTTACGACCACCTACTGCCCGCCACGGGCCTGCCCGACGACGAGCGCTGGTTCGCCCGCATCCACGGCGACGACCGGCTCGACATCTGGCTGATCAGCTGGGTGCCCGGGCACGCCACCGAGTTGCACGACCACGGTGAATCGCTCGGCGCGTTGACCGTGCTGTCCGGAGCGCTCGACGAGTTCCATTGGGACGGCGACCGGTTGGCGCGGCGACGGCTCGACGCCGGGGATCAGGCCGCGTTCTCGCGCGGCTGGGTTCACGACGTGGTGTGGGCGCCGTCGTCGAATTCCGCGGCAGCCGAGCCCGCCGCGCCTACGCTGAGCGTGCACGCCTATTCACCGCCGTTGTTCGAGATGTCCTACTACGACGTCGCGCCCGACAACACGTTGCGTCGGCAACGCACCGAACTGACCGAGCACCCGGAGGCATCATGA
- a CDS encoding rhodanese-like domain-containing protein, whose translation MTVTQRTSRIDAMLAAARAKLHRLSADEVPAALRAGAHLVDIRPAAQREREGAVPGALVIERNVLEWRCDPTSDARLPQAVDDDVQWVILCSQGYTSSLAAAALVDLGLHRATDVIGGYEALAAVGELVQPAPLRALSIGVQQGAESFSLLGGPRRWM comes from the coding sequence ATGACCGTGACGCAGCGCACCAGTCGCATCGACGCGATGCTGGCGGCGGCCCGCGCCAAACTGCACCGGTTGAGCGCCGACGAGGTGCCCGCCGCCCTGCGTGCCGGCGCCCACCTGGTCGACATCCGGCCCGCCGCCCAACGGGAGCGCGAAGGCGCGGTGCCGGGCGCGTTGGTCATCGAACGCAACGTGCTGGAGTGGCGATGCGACCCGACCAGCGACGCGCGACTGCCGCAGGCGGTCGACGACGACGTGCAGTGGGTGATCCTGTGCTCGCAGGGCTACACCTCGAGCCTGGCCGCGGCCGCGCTGGTGGACCTAGGCCTGCACCGGGCCACCGACGTCATCGGCGGTTATGAGGCGTTGGCCGCCGTCGGGGAACTGGTGCAGCCGGCGCCGTTGCGGGCACTAAGCATTGGAGTGCAGCAGGGGGCGGAGTCGTTCAGTCTTCTCGGGGGTCCACGTCGCTGGATGTAG